TTCTGATCTACTTTGTACAAATATGCTACTCCTATGTATGAAATATGTATGATGATCAAGTACTATGAACACTGAAGTAGTTCGATATCTCCCGTGAAGTTCCGCTTCCGAAATTTACAGGTTCATTTTACATTTCTGTTCTGCCGCTGTTTTCGGCCCGTATCTGTCTGCGAACTGTAAACTTAGTTTACGGTCCGCGATATAAAGGAAACACCGGCGTCAAGACGCGCACGACGACTCTTTTCGTCCGCCGGCCACCGCAGTCAGTGGCATCGCCTTCTTTCTTTCCTGAAGACTGAAGTCCTGGCAGATCCTGACCGAAAAAACCATGCTCAACCACCCCACTGCCGCCCCAGTTTCCCCCACCCCTGCAGCGCCGCCGATCTTGCTGGTATGGACGCAGGCAGCCCGAATCAATCTGACTGGTAATACTAATACCACCCCCTCCTTTATCAATTGCATTACTCACAATCAGATTGCTCGATGCGTTTCATCCAGATCTCGCCTATATGCGTGCAGCGGGTGTTCCATGGGTCGGGCGAGCGATGAAGAGTGGCCCGCATTCAGATGATGATGGGCTCAAGGTGGTAAGGATCTAAAGCACCAGTCCCATCTCCCCTTTTGGATTCAATTTTGAAGCAAGTGTTGCAACCCAAGACATTTGCAAGTTAATTTTGAATTCTTTCTGCCATACAATCAAAGGGGGTAGTAATGGATATAGCAGTGGGTGATAGTGCCAGAAAATGCTAAATCAGAATCATCAGATCATTACAGCGAGTGTGCAAGACGGTccgtgaaaaataaaataaaattcagcAGCATTCACTGAAGATAAAGTATTTTCTAGGTCGGCTAGTTACTTCTAGTAAGCTCACACTTTGGTAACGGTAGATGCTAACATAAATACATAATGGACCATTGTGGTGCACCAGTGAATCTCCGTCATGGTGGCTAAGCTAACTGAAGATATCAACAGCGAGGTGCTCCATCTCCATAGCGCGGAGGAGCTTCGAAGCCAACGCACTGGCATAGACTGAGGAGCCCTCAGATATCTGCACAGTAGGCAAGAGATGTCAAGCAGAATGGTACCACCATGTGTGCTAATACAGTAGAAACGGGGAAGAGGGGCAATCTGTTGCTTTGAGTAAAGAAGTCCGATTGTTACCTTTGTGTTGAACATGAATATACGTTGATCTCCAATAATCCCCCCAACAACATGGATGAGTTCAAGACGAAACTCATCTATAACCTTTGCAGCACAAAGCAAAGAATTAGTCTTCTTCTTTTCAGTGAACTTGATGTTGATCTCATTACCAACTATGCGGACATCAACATGGCATTCCTTGGACCTCCTTTGTATCCATGAGCTCCTTATAGCTCCATTCAGCTGACTGTCTTGATCGTCCTTCACTTGCTGCAGCGACGAACTTTCTCCGTTGTCACGTGCTGCATCATCCAACTTAAGCCTCTTCATCCTATGTTTGGTATCGCCTTCCACCAAACTTGTCAGTTCCTTCAATGTTCTGTTCAGCTCATTGATGTATTCGATGGCATCTCCAACTATAGAGGCTCGGTCGTTCTAAAGAAAAATATTGTAATAACCCGTAATATCACATTCACAAGAAAATACAAGAAGTGTACACAATTTAAAAAGGTTTTGTCATGATTCCATTTGTCTTATTTGTcttagatagcctgaagatacctcTTAAGGATCAGTACGGTTGGTGATAACGTAATGCTGGGTATGTCAAATCAAATCCCATTTGATCTATGTAAGATTATTTTTCTGTTTCACAACTGTTTTATCTTCGGTTAAGCAAAAAGTGACAGATCCTAAAAATCTAACAATGGTAATGTATTTATGCTTCATAAACTAAGGAGTTGTATTCGAATTTGTTGTCTTTGGATACTAATGATCCATGCACATTAATTTGTCAACTAAATCCACCGAGAACTCCAGTATTCACCTACAGAAAGGTCCAGCATACACTTTCCCCAACATATCATCTATGTGGAACTTATATTAGGTGGACTGTTGTAGCCAGGAAACTTTGTAAAAGCTTGCTGGTGAtgaaaacataattttttttaatGAAAAGTTCCGACTTGTTTTGACCTTCTAAGTGCCAGTAGCAGTGGTTCTTTTTATACTCTTAGAAAATATTATTGGCTTCATATTGAAATGGCGCCACATCTGGAAACTAATAAAAGATAATGAATTTTGTACATGTGATTAGTTGCCGTTTAAGTGATTTATCTGTAACTGTGAGAAGAAAAAATCATTTAAAATATAGAGAATATGTGTTGAACAAACCTTCGTAGGGCTTGGCAGCAGTGATCTTAAAGCCCCATATTTCACATTTATCTGCTCCCTCCTCTCTTTTTCAGTTGCAAAGTTAGCTTTTGCCTTGCCAAAGCCACCTTTCTTACTTCTTCCCAGTTTTGGACTACCAAACTGCCTCCCGTCTATCTCTTGTAGAATATTTCCTGCAGCTCCTACTACCCCCATCGTCCGATCTCTCTCATCATCACTGGAGAACAGCCCAAAACTTTGCGGAAGTGAATGGTAGAGATCCTTGAATAGGTGAGATTGATTACCATTATATTGTAATGGTAGAGTTGAATCACCGAGCATCATCCCGCTGTCATGAATTGCTCTTCCCAGAACATCATTGTTGATGTCCAATTGGTTGCCAGCATTCTGCCCTGGATCACCAAAGATATGTTCTGTCGAAAGGAATGCAGTAGTCATACTGTACCTTGGGATCTGTAGAAGATTTAGGAGATCAGGTGCAGCTGTGTGAGCACCATCTGGATATGATGCAGCATCATAGTCATCCATTTGTTGTTCAATTGACTGTTGGCTGATGATATGATTTTGGGTACCGAACATTGCAGGAACCCAATTTGAAGTTTCTACCTGGGTCTCTTGTATCATGTGGCCGTGAAGATCCTGATCCATGTCAAATTCAGCCCGATGTTGTATATGGTTGATTGTTCGTGCAGACTCAGAGGTAAGATTGGTTGGATTGCATATATCTTCTATGAAAAAGGAGGGACCATGGAAGTTTCCTTGCTCAATCTCTGTACTGTCACAAATAGAGTCCAGGGAATCGTGAATCAGTGATCCTGCCATGAGGATAGCATCTCTGGAACCATCAAAATAACCTCCCTCAGCAATCATTTTGGCCTCTGGTTCCTTCACTCAATATCTAAAACAACAAAAGTTAGTAACCAAGGAGCCTCAAAGATGTATCTTAAAGTAGTACAATTTTGGGGGAAAAGGAACCAAATGGAAGAGACGAAGCTGATGAACAAATGACACAGTAGCATGTTAGAAATGATCAACTGAAATAGCTTGGATCTAAAATAGAGAAAATCATTGGTTCAAGCACGCATATTTAGGAAAAAGGCTACTCAACTTGAATGAAACAGACAATCTGTTTGTTAGATAGAGAAGGCTGCAGCTCGCCTTGGTCGT
Above is a window of Triticum aestivum cultivar Chinese Spring chromosome 6B, IWGSC CS RefSeq v2.1, whole genome shotgun sequence DNA encoding:
- the LOC123137880 gene encoding transcription factor EAT1, which codes for MIAEGGYFDGSRDAILMAGSLIHDSLDSICDSTEIEQGNFHGPSFFIEDICNPTNLTSESARTINHIQHRAEFDMDQDLHGHMIQETQVETSNWVPAMFGTQNHIISQQSIEQQMDDYDAASYPDGAHTAAPDLLNLLQIPRYSMTTAFLSTEHIFGDPGQNAGNQLDINNDVLGRAIHDSGMMLGDSTLPLQYNGNQSHLFKDLYHSLPQSFGLFSSDDERDRTMGVVGAAGNILQEIDGRQFGSPKLGRSKKGGFGKAKANFATEKERREQINVKYGALRSLLPSPTKNDRASIVGDAIEYINELNRTLKELTSLVEGDTKHRMKRLKLDDAARDNGESSSLQQVKDDQDSQLNGAIRSSWIQRRSKECHVDVRIVGNEINIKFTEKKKTNSLLCAAKVIDEFRLELIHVVGGIIGDQRIFMFNTKISEGSSVYASALASKLLRAMEMEHLAVDIFS